One stretch of Streptomyces sp. MMBL 11-1 DNA includes these proteins:
- a CDS encoding GerMN domain-containing protein has translation MLGAALVGCGVQPTGVVEAGEPASGLTRGMRLYFASDAGLRAVPLLDREVGGLDAAMKLLAEGPTAAERREGLTTLLHAPGGYTVTGGGDRVTVELEGPYWAEARDQVTGQLVCTLASFQSVREAEIRADDVEVTIRPGEGPVLGPLRCAEYLDG, from the coding sequence GTGCTGGGGGCCGCGCTCGTCGGGTGCGGGGTCCAGCCGACCGGGGTGGTCGAGGCGGGCGAACCCGCGTCCGGGCTGACGCGCGGGATGCGGCTGTACTTCGCGTCCGACGCCGGGCTGCGGGCCGTGCCCCTGCTCGACCGGGAGGTCGGCGGCCTCGACGCGGCGATGAAGCTGCTCGCCGAGGGGCCGACGGCCGCCGAGCGGCGCGAGGGGCTGACGACGCTGCTCCACGCCCCCGGCGGCTACACCGTGACCGGCGGCGGAGACCGCGTCACGGTGGAGCTGGAGGGCCCGTACTGGGCGGAGGCGCGGGACCAGGTGACGGGGCAACTGGTCTGCACGCTCGCCAGCTTCCAGTCCGTGCGTGAGGCGGAGATCCGGGCGGACGACGTGGAGGTGACGATCCGCCCGGGGGAGGGGCCGGTGCTGGGGCCGCTGCGGTGCGCGGAGTACCTCGACGGCTGA
- a CDS encoding glycoside hydrolase family 3 N-terminal domain-containing protein has protein sequence MGPKPPYLDPALPVAERVTDLLGRMTLPEKVGQMLQLNAKEGVRHLVEDLHAGSILHASPERVREAAALTARTRLRIPLLVAEDCIHGHSFWEGATIYPTQLGMAATWDPELVERIARATAVEVAATGVHWTFSPVLCITRDLRWGRVSETFGEDPFLIGELASAMVRGYQGDGLDDPTAILACAKHFAGYSETQGGRDASEADISRRKLRSWFLPPFERVAKEGCRTFMLGYQSMDGVPITVNDWLLNEVLRGEWGYTGTLVTDWDNVGRMVWEQKVYADYAQASAAAVRAGNDMVMTTSNFFAGAQEAVAQGALTESEIDAAVRRVLTLKFELGLFENPRHPDAARQAEVIGSGAHAALNLEAARRSLVLLANDGTLPFAGGLEADEEGRGRPLASGDPRTVAVIGPNADDAQTQLGDWAGSSGQADWLPEGQPRTMIRTVLDGFRDHVPADWTVTYAPGARILDVGPDPDGAFFPDGQPRPEVVVPAAPDASLVAEAVAAAEAADHVVAVVGDRIELIGEGKSTATLELVGDQVALLDALAATGKPLVVVVISSKPLVLPPSALGAAAIVYAANPGMLGGRAVAELLLGLVEPTGRLPLSFARHAGQQPTYYNQVRGQHGSRYADLTQRPAFAFGEGLSYTTVDYTGLEVLTPVVDASETVRARVTVTNTGTRPALETAQVYVSDTVTSVTWAEKELKAYRQVALAPGESHEILFGLPASDCTLVDAEGRRVVEPGRFELLVGPSSRDEALLRGEFTVKG, from the coding sequence GTGGGCCCCAAGCCGCCGTACCTCGACCCCGCGCTGCCCGTCGCGGAGCGGGTCACCGATCTCCTGGGGCGCATGACGCTGCCCGAGAAGGTCGGCCAGATGCTCCAGCTCAACGCCAAGGAGGGGGTGCGGCACCTCGTCGAGGACCTGCACGCGGGGTCGATCCTCCACGCCTCGCCGGAGCGGGTGCGCGAGGCCGCCGCGCTCACCGCGAGGACCCGGCTGCGCATCCCGCTGCTCGTCGCGGAGGACTGCATCCACGGGCACTCCTTCTGGGAGGGGGCCACGATCTACCCGACGCAGCTGGGGATGGCCGCCACCTGGGACCCGGAGCTGGTGGAGCGGATCGCGCGGGCGACGGCGGTCGAGGTCGCGGCGACCGGGGTGCACTGGACGTTCTCGCCGGTGCTCTGCATCACGCGGGACCTGCGGTGGGGCCGGGTGAGCGAGACCTTCGGCGAGGACCCGTTCCTGATCGGCGAGCTGGCCTCCGCGATGGTGCGCGGCTACCAGGGCGACGGCCTCGACGACCCGACCGCGATCCTGGCCTGCGCCAAGCACTTCGCCGGGTACTCCGAGACCCAGGGCGGCCGGGACGCCAGCGAGGCGGACATCTCGCGGCGCAAGCTGCGCTCCTGGTTCCTGCCGCCGTTCGAGCGGGTCGCCAAGGAGGGCTGCCGCACGTTCATGCTCGGCTACCAGTCGATGGACGGCGTGCCGATCACCGTGAACGACTGGCTGCTCAACGAGGTGCTGCGCGGTGAGTGGGGCTACACCGGGACCCTGGTCACCGACTGGGACAACGTCGGCCGCATGGTGTGGGAGCAGAAGGTCTACGCCGACTACGCGCAGGCGTCGGCGGCGGCGGTCCGCGCGGGCAACGACATGGTGATGACCACGTCGAACTTCTTCGCGGGTGCCCAGGAGGCCGTGGCCCAGGGCGCGTTGACGGAGTCCGAGATCGACGCCGCCGTACGCCGCGTCCTGACGCTCAAGTTCGAGCTGGGCCTGTTCGAGAACCCGCGCCACCCCGACGCGGCCCGGCAGGCCGAGGTCATCGGCAGCGGGGCGCACGCCGCGCTGAACCTGGAGGCGGCCCGCCGCTCGCTCGTGCTGCTGGCCAACGACGGCACGCTGCCGTTCGCGGGCGGCCTGGAGGCGGACGAGGAGGGCAGGGGCAGGCCCCTCGCCTCCGGCGACCCCCGTACGGTGGCGGTCATCGGCCCCAACGCGGATGACGCGCAGACCCAGTTGGGCGACTGGGCGGGCTCCTCGGGCCAGGCCGACTGGCTGCCGGAGGGCCAGCCGCGCACCATGATCCGTACCGTCCTCGACGGCTTCCGCGACCACGTGCCCGCCGACTGGACGGTCACGTACGCGCCCGGAGCACGGATCCTCGACGTGGGCCCCGACCCGGACGGCGCCTTCTTCCCGGACGGGCAGCCCCGCCCGGAGGTCGTCGTTCCGGCGGCCCCCGACGCCTCGCTGGTCGCGGAAGCCGTCGCCGCCGCCGAGGCCGCCGACCACGTGGTCGCCGTCGTCGGCGACCGGATCGAGCTGATCGGCGAGGGCAAGTCCACCGCCACGCTCGAACTCGTCGGCGACCAGGTGGCGTTGCTGGACGCACTGGCGGCGACGGGCAAGCCGCTGGTCGTCGTGGTGATCAGCTCCAAGCCGCTGGTGCTGCCGCCCTCCGCGCTCGGCGCGGCGGCGATCGTGTACGCGGCCAACCCGGGGATGCTCGGCGGCCGGGCGGTCGCCGAGCTGCTGCTCGGCCTGGTCGAGCCCACCGGCCGGCTGCCGCTGTCCTTCGCCCGGCACGCGGGCCAGCAGCCGACCTACTACAACCAGGTGCGCGGCCAGCACGGTTCGCGCTACGCGGACCTCACCCAGCGCCCGGCGTTCGCGTTCGGCGAGGGGCTGAGCTATACGACGGTCGACTACACGGGCCTGGAGGTGCTGACGCCGGTGGTCGACGCGTCGGAGACCGTACGGGCACGGGTCACGGTGACGAACACGGGGACGCGGCCCGCGCTGGAGACGGCGCAGGTGTACGTGAGCGACACGGTGACGTCGGTGACCTGGGCGGAGAAGGAGCTGAAGGCCTACCGGCAGGTGGCGCTGGCCCCCGGGGAGTCGCACGAGATCCTCTTCGGACTCCCGGCGTCCGACTGCACGCTCGTGGACGCGGAGGGCCGCCGCGTCGTGGAGCCGGGCCGCTTCGAGCTGCTGGTGGGCCCGTCGTCCCGCGACGAGGCGCTGCTGCGGGGGGAGTTCACGGTCAAGGGGTGA
- a CDS encoding TetR/AcrR family transcriptional regulator, producing MTSGAGRGYAKGRAKRTEILDQAMALFGEAGYRGASLRVIATRCGISHPGLLHHFPTKEALLLAVLQHRDDVDDAWLALGLTRGVDHLRRLIDLAELNAKRRGIVELFSVVAAEATSPDHPAHAYFEARYRTSVANTELAYRQAREAGELRDDIDPSAAAQQLIALMDGLQIQWLISDCATDMAGVLRAHVQAQVTVRF from the coding sequence GTGACTTCCGGGGCGGGGCGCGGCTACGCGAAGGGCCGGGCCAAGCGGACCGAGATCCTCGACCAGGCGATGGCCCTGTTCGGCGAGGCCGGCTACCGGGGCGCGTCGCTCCGGGTGATCGCCACCCGCTGCGGCATCTCCCACCCGGGCCTTCTGCACCACTTCCCGACGAAGGAGGCCCTGCTCCTCGCCGTGCTCCAGCACCGGGACGACGTGGACGACGCGTGGCTGGCCCTGGGCCTGACCCGGGGCGTCGACCATCTGCGCCGGCTGATCGACCTCGCCGAGCTGAACGCGAAGCGGCGCGGGATCGTCGAGCTGTTCTCGGTGGTCGCGGCGGAGGCCACGTCCCCCGACCATCCGGCGCACGCGTACTTCGAGGCCCGCTACCGCACCTCGGTCGCCAACACCGAGCTGGCCTACCGCCAGGCCCGGGAGGCGGGCGAACTCCGGGACGACATCGATCCGTCGGCCGCGGCCCAGCAGCTCATCGCGCTGATGGACGGCCTGCAGATCCAGTGGCTGATCAGCGACTGCGCCACGGACATGGCGGGGGTACTGCGGGCCCACGTCCAGGCCCAGGTGACGGTGCGGTTCTGA